A genomic stretch from Malus domestica chromosome 15, GDT2T_hap1 includes:
- the LOC103400786 gene encoding protein NDL1 codes for MAESNDAVSLDMEKIYLGGKEHFIRTGCGSVSVIVYGDQEKPALITYPDLALNHVSCFQGLFFCPEAASLLLHNFCIYHISPPGHELGAASVCTEDPVPSVDDLADQILEVLNFFGLGAVMCMGVTAGAYIISLFAMKYRERVLGLILVSPLCKAPSWTEWFYNKVMSNMLYFYGMCGLLKECLLQRYFSKEVRGSVEVPESDIVQACRKLLEERQSLNVWRFLHAINRRPDITEGLKSLRCRTLIFVGDSSPFHSEALHMTSKLDRRYSALVEVQACGSMVTEEQPHAMLIPMEYFFMGYGLYRPCHFSDSPRSPLSPSCISPELLSPESMGLKLKPIKTRVSLGL; via the exons ATGGCTGAATCAAACGACGCCGTCTCCCTCGATATGGAGAAGATCTATCTCGGTGGAAAG GAACATTTTATTCGAACTGGCTGTGGTTCAGTGTCCGTTATCGTGTATGGAGACCAAGAGAAGCCTGCACTTATCACTTATCCTGATTTAGCTCTAAATC ATGTGTCTTGTTTCCAAGGGTTATTCTTTTGTCCGGAAGCGGCTTCTTTGCTGCTCCACAACTTCTGCATATATCATATCAGTCCTCCTGGCCATGAG TTAGGAGCTGCTTCAGTTTGTACAGAGGATCCTGTGCCTTCAGTTGATGACTTGGCAGATCAGATCCTtgaggttctcaatttttttgG GCTTGGTGCAGTTATGTGCATGGGGGTGACAGCGGGTGCTTATATCATTTCCCTATTTGCT ATGAAATATAGGGAGCGTGTCCTTGGATTGATACTTGTATCCCCTTTATGCAAAGCGCCCTCGTGGACAGAATGGTTTTATAATAAG GTGATGTCGAATATGCTTTATTTCTATGGCATGTGTGGTTTGCTAAAAGAGTGTTTGCTTCAGCGATACTTCAGTAAG GAGGTTCGTGGTAGTGTTGAAGTTCCAGAGTCGGATATAGTTCAAGCATGCAGAAAA TTGCTGGAAGAGAGGCAGAGCCTAAATGTTTGGAGATTTCTTCATGCAATTAATCG GAGACCTGACATAACCGAAGGGTTAAAATCTCTAAGGTGTCGCACACTTATTTTTGTTGGGGATAGCTCTCCCTTCCATTCGGAGGCTCTCCACATGACCTCAAAGTTGGACAGGAGATATAGTGCCTTAGTAGAG GTCCAGGCTTGTGGATCCATGGTGACAGAGGAGCAGCCACACGCAATGTTGATACCAATGGAGTACTTCTTCATGGGGTATGGCCTGTACCGGCCATGCCATTTCAGCGACAGCCCTAGGAGCCCGCTCAGCCCGTCTTGCATCTCCCCGGAGCTTCTCTCCCCAGAAAGCATGGGCTTGAAACTAAAACCGATAAAGACCCGTGTTTCACTTGGCCTATGA
- the LOC139191727 gene encoding uncharacterized protein, which yields MIFIRRHLDEALKSEYLTIEDPLALWKALKNRYNHQTTVILPRAHYDLTHLRIQDFKSVAEYNSVLFRITSQMKLCGDTITEEMLLEKTLSTFHASNMLMQQQYKARGFTEYNQLISVLLVAEQNNELLMKNHNSRPTGSTPFP from the coding sequence ATGATTTTTATTCGTCGTCATCTTGATGAGGCATTAAAGAGCGAGTACTTAACGATTGAAGATCCGTTAGCCCTCTGGAAGGCCTTGAAaaacagatacaatcaccagacaacggtgattcttccaagagcTCACTATGACTTaactcacctaaggatccaggatttcaagtcagtggctgagtacaattcggtgttgttcagaattacctctcagatgaagctcTGTGGGGATACTATTACTGAGGAGATGTTATTGGAAAAGACTTTAAGCACATTCCACGCCTCTAACATGCTCATGCAGCAGCAGTATAAAGCGCgaggcttcactgaatacaaccagctgatatctgtgctcctggtagctgaacagaacaatgagctcctgatgaaaaaccataattcaCGACCTACTGGATCAACACCGTTCCCATAA